A genomic stretch from Peptococcus niger includes:
- a CDS encoding transposase: ETSVYFAHPYSSWERGQNERYNRIFRNYVPKRKSIEFYSGNDILSFADSMNDSPRRVLSYRTPNEMFEEQLDRIYALNF; encoded by the coding sequence GAAACAAGCGTATACTTTGCCCACCCATATTCATCATGGGAAAGAGGCCAAAATGAGCGCTATAACCGTATTTTTAGAAACTATGTACCAAAACGCAAATCCATAGAGTTTTACTCTGGAAACGATATTCTAAGCTTCGCAGACAGTATGAATGATTCGCCACGAAGGGTATTGAGTTATCGCACACCAAATGAAATGTTTGAAGAACAACTAGATAGAATTTATGCGCTAAATTTTTAG